From the genome of Paraburkholderia aromaticivorans, one region includes:
- a CDS encoding FecCD family ABC transporter permease, which translates to MNRHPGSTPATPRVMSAKRAAAIWLALAAIALAVLMASLALGSVSLAPMRVLSALMPAHASASGSGDLTAEIVRTLRLPRALAGLACGALLALAGALLQVLLRNPLAEPYVLGVSGGAASFALVAMIAGCAWWIVDASAFAGAFVSILLVLGLARRELWRGEPQDTSPRLLLTGAVIAAGWGALITLLLNLAPDNRLRGMLFWLTGDLNGGAMPWTALAALVVVLVAIVPAAPRLNVLLRGDAAAQALGVAVTPLRLRVYLVASLAAAAAVTTAGTIGFVGLVVPHMLRLAFGNDQRMLLPAAALGGGVAVMGADLIARTVIAPAQLPVGVITSIIGVPVFLWMLLRRRR; encoded by the coding sequence ATGAACCGCCACCCGGGTTCGACGCCCGCGACACCGCGCGTGATGAGCGCGAAGCGCGCGGCCGCGATCTGGCTCGCGCTGGCGGCGATCGCGCTGGCGGTGCTGATGGCGTCGCTCGCACTGGGCAGCGTCTCGCTCGCGCCGATGCGCGTACTCTCGGCGCTGATGCCCGCGCACGCATCGGCTAGCGGTTCCGGTGACCTGACGGCGGAGATCGTCCGCACGCTGCGTCTGCCGCGCGCGCTGGCCGGTCTTGCGTGCGGCGCCTTGCTCGCGTTGGCCGGCGCGTTGCTGCAGGTGCTATTGCGCAATCCGCTGGCCGAGCCCTACGTGTTGGGTGTATCGGGCGGCGCGGCGAGCTTCGCGCTCGTTGCGATGATTGCCGGCTGCGCATGGTGGATCGTCGACGCGAGCGCCTTCGCCGGCGCTTTCGTGTCGATCCTGCTGGTGCTCGGCCTCGCGCGCCGCGAGTTGTGGCGCGGCGAGCCGCAGGACACGTCGCCACGTTTGCTGCTGACCGGCGCGGTGATCGCCGCGGGTTGGGGCGCACTCATCACCTTGCTGCTCAACCTCGCGCCGGATAACCGCTTGCGCGGTATGCTGTTCTGGCTGACGGGCGACCTCAATGGCGGCGCGATGCCATGGACGGCGCTCGCCGCGCTCGTCGTCGTGCTGGTCGCGATCGTACCCGCCGCGCCGCGTCTGAATGTGCTGCTGCGGGGTGACGCCGCCGCGCAGGCGTTGGGTGTCGCGGTGACGCCGTTGCGCTTGCGGGTCTATCTGGTGGCCTCGTTGGCGGCGGCCGCGGCGGTGACGACGGCGGGCACCATCGGCTTTGTCGGGCTGGTCGTGCCGCATATGCTGCGGCTCGCGTTCGGCAACGATCAGCGCATGCTGCTGCCGGCCGCCGCGCTCGGCGGCGGTGTCGCGGTGATGGGCGCGGACCTGATCGCGCGCACCGTGATCGCGCCGGCGCAATTGCCGGTCGGCGTGATCACGTCGATCATCGGCGTGCCGGTGTTTCTATGGATGCTGCTGCGCAGGCGCCGATGA
- a CDS encoding ABC transporter ATP-binding protein encodes MMPTFNASQAVLSAQRLTLRAGARTLLDAFTHTFYEGEIWCVAGPNGAGKTTLLSTLAGLLHPSAGHVEIDGVRVTDWPPLALAQRRALMPQSAPDAFSASVFDIVMLNRFPHLSGWGWEREADREAAHAALDLLGLAAFAARDVLSLSGGERQRAALAAVLCQDAPLLLLDEPLSHLDLHHQIDCLEALAAWTREPRRTVMFSCHDLNLARRFATHALLLDGAGGAYAGPVHDVLTPMLASRAFGYPLILIRDGEHEALIPAPRARHESSADHDMPAG; translated from the coding sequence ATGATGCCAACGTTCAACGCTTCCCAAGCCGTGCTCAGTGCGCAACGTCTGACCTTGCGCGCCGGCGCGCGCACCTTGCTCGATGCCTTCACGCATACGTTCTACGAAGGCGAGATCTGGTGCGTGGCCGGCCCGAACGGCGCGGGCAAGACGACCTTGCTCTCCACGCTGGCGGGGTTGTTGCACCCGTCGGCGGGCCATGTCGAAATAGATGGCGTGCGTGTGACGGACTGGCCGCCGCTCGCGCTCGCGCAGCGGCGCGCGCTGATGCCGCAAAGCGCGCCCGACGCATTCAGCGCGAGCGTGTTCGACATCGTGATGCTGAACCGCTTTCCGCATCTCAGCGGCTGGGGCTGGGAGCGCGAGGCCGATCGCGAGGCGGCGCACGCGGCCTTGGACCTGCTGGGCCTCGCCGCATTCGCCGCGCGCGATGTGCTCTCGCTCTCGGGCGGCGAGCGTCAGCGCGCGGCGCTGGCGGCGGTGCTGTGCCAGGACGCGCCGTTGCTGCTGCTCGACGAACCCTTATCGCATCTCGATCTGCATCATCAGATCGACTGCCTCGAAGCGCTCGCCGCGTGGACCCGCGAGCCTCGGCGCACCGTGATGTTTTCGTGCCACGACCTGAACCTCGCGCGCCGCTTCGCGACGCATGCGCTGCTGCTCGACGGCGCGGGCGGCGCGTATGCCGGGCCGGTCCACGACGTGTTGACGCCCATGCTCGCGAGCCGCGCATTCGGCTACCCGTTGATTCTGATTCGCGACGGCGAACACGAGGCGCTGATTCCGGCTCCGCGCGCGCGTCACGAATCGAGCGCCGATCATGACATGCCAGCAGGCTGA